A single region of the Podospora pseudopauciseta strain CBS 411.78 chromosome 1, whole genome shotgun sequence genome encodes:
- a CDS encoding hypothetical protein (EggNog:ENOG503P1XQ), translating into MDNPPSEMDSTTFLHLTTLLYLLLQSLPLLLWPSLTTTLLTPPNYYPPSSSDLVSTYLARTLALTNLTLAALLLALSGLLPLSPSPSPYSSAAVLITTLYHSATGVYSYTRYTTPRTSQPIHLLGCLASSFLACVGLYVLLFGDGKRLSRRTGADKATSGWPFRNKEADRKKKKKKSG; encoded by the exons ATGGACAACCCACCCTCCGAAATGGAC tcaaccaccttcctccatctcaccaccctcctctacctcctcctccaatccctccccctcctcctctggccCTCTTTaacaacaaccctcctcacGCCCCCGAACTActaccccccctcctcttccgatCTCGTCTCAACCTACCTCGCCCGCACCCTCGCCCTAACAAACCTaaccctcgccgccctcctcctcgccctctccggcctcctccccttgagcccttccccatccccttaCTCCTCCGCCGCAGTCCTCATCACAACACTATACCACTCCGCCACGGGGGTATACTCCTACACCCGgtacaccaccccccgcaCCTCCCAACCGATCCACCTCTTGGGCTGTCTAGCAAGCAGTTTCCTCGCTTGCGTAGGGCTCTACGTCCTCCTATTCGGAGATGGGAAAAGACTGAGCAGGCGGACCGGGGCGGATAAGGCTACCAGCGGGTGGCCTTTCAGGAATAAAGAGGCGGataggaagaagaagaagaagaag